From Coffea arabica cultivar ET-39 chromosome 10e, Coffea Arabica ET-39 HiFi, whole genome shotgun sequence, one genomic window encodes:
- the LOC113711072 gene encoding uncharacterized protein isoform X1, translating to MENSAENHQGTRVPPVEGIAGGGTAYGWSDSGVHEPSKLRGSIDPMKVPSSELIHVWCMPSTANVGPQDMPRSFEPISLLAARNERESIQIALRPKLSWSGSGIAGTIQIQSTDLCSASGERLIAGQSLTLRRVVSMLGVPDALVPLDMPTCQVNLFPGETTAIWVSVDVPNAQPPGQYDGELIITAIRADAESAANCLGKAEKHQLYKQLRNCFEIMEPIDGTPLDEVVERVKSASSYLRMALASPSFSDCFPDNGPVDMMDEDAISNLSVRLKISLTVWDFVLPETPSLPAVIGVSDTVIEDRFGVEHGSSDWYEALDQHYKWLLQYRISPYFCRWGESMRVLTYTCPWPADHPKSDEYFSDPRLAAYAVPYNPVVSSSDTTEEYLHKEVEILSKKNHWRKAYFYLWDEPLNVEHYDSVRTMASEIHAYAPDARILTSYYCGPSDAPLASNNFEAFLKVPEFLRPHTQIYCTSEWVIGNREDLAKDIIAEIQPENGEEWWTYVCMGPSDPHPNWHLGMRGTQHRAVMWRVWKEGGTGFLYWGANCYEKATAPSAEIKFRRGLPPGDGVLFYPGQVFSSSQQPVASLRLERLLSGLQMFWWEYGNWEGLLRMTSMPCLIELDLIRYQEEEFLHSKDIEYLRLYASRFGRDEGLALLEKTGVYLGPERYTLEHTPIDVMRGEVYRTCRS from the exons ATGGAAAACTCTG CAGAGAATCATCAAGGAACGAGGGTGCCACCAGTTGAAGGTATTGCTGGAGGAGGGACAGCGTACGGATGGAGTGATAGTGGTGTACATGAGCCAAGTAAACTCAGGGGGTCTATTGATCCAATGAAGGTTCCATCTTCAGAATTAATTCATGTATGGTGCATGCCAAGCACAGCTAACGTCGGACCTCAGGATATGCCACGATCATTCGAACCT ATATCTCTTCTAGCAGCAAGAAATGAGAGGGAGAGTATTCAAATTGCTTTACGTCCAAAATTGTCTTGGAGTGGATCTGGTATTGCAGGGACTATACAAATTCAATCTACAGATCTATGCTCTGCTTCAGGAGAAAG ACTGATAGCTGGCCAGTCACTGACACTACGGCGAGTAGTTTCCATGTTAGGAGTTCCGGATGCTCTTGTACCTCTTGATATGCCAACCTGTCAAGTAAATTTGTTTCCAGG tgAAACAACAGCAATTTGGGTTTCTGTAGATGTTCCAAATGCACAGCCCCCTGGTCAATACGATGGAGAACTCATAATTACTGCCATTAGAGCTGATGCAGA GTCTGCAGCAAATTGCCTTGGTAAAGCCGAGAAGCAtcaattgtacaagcaacttagAAACTGTTTCGAAATTATGGAGCCAATTGATGGAACACCATTAGATGAAGTG GTAGAAAGGGTCAAATCAGCTAGCTCATATCTCAGAATGGCTCTGGCGTCCCCATCATTTTCTGATTGCTTTCCAGATAATGGCCCAGTAGATATGATGGATGAAGATGCTATTTCAAACCTTTCTGTCAGACTGAAGATAAGTTTGACGGTTTGGGACTTTGTTCTACCAGAAACCCCTTCCCTTCCTGCTGTTATTGGT GTATCTGATACAGTAATTGAAGATCGTTTTGGTGTTGAACATGGAAGCAGTGACTGGTACGAAGCACTGGATCAGCATTATAAGTGGCTGCTTCAGTACAGAATCAGTCCTTACTTTTGCAGATGGGGTGAGAGCATGAGAGTTTTGACATATACCTGCCCATGGCCAG CTGATCATCCAAAATCAGATGAGTATTTTTCTGATCCTCGACTTGCAGCATATGCTGTACCATATAATCCAGTTGTATCCAG TAGTGATACAACGGAGGAATACTTGCATAAAGAAGTTGAGATATTGAGCAAAAAGAATCACTGGAGAAAGGCATACTTTTACCTGTGGGATGAG CCACTGAATGTGGAACATTATGATTCAGTTCGCACCATGGCCAGTGAGATTCATGCCTATGCACCTGATGCTCGAATCCTTACTTCATACTATTGCG GTCCAAGTGATGCACCTCTTGCTTCTAATAACTTTGAGGCTTTTCTTAAAGTTCCGGAGTTTCTGCGCCCACATACTCAAATATATTGTACAAG TGAATGGGTGATTGGTAACCGAGAGGATTTGGCTAAGGATATCATTGCTGAAATACAACCTGAAAATGGTGAG GAATGGTGGACATATGTGTGTATGGGACCGTCTGATCCTCATCCCAACTGGCACCTTGGGATGCGAGGTACACAACATCGTGCAGTGATGTGGCGTGTATGGAAAGAAGGGGGAACAGGTTTTCTGTACTGGGGTGCCAACTGTTATGAGAAGGCCACTGCTCCAAGTGCTGAG ATAAAGTTCAGGCGTGGCCTCCCTCCAGGGGATGGGGTCTTGTTTTACCCAGGTCAAGTATTCTCATCTTCACAGCAACCTGTTGCTTCACTAAGACTTGAGCGGCTTTTGAGTGGCTTGCAG ATGTTTTGGTGGGAGTATGGAAACTGGGAGGGGTTATTACGTATGACTTCCATGCCTTGCCTGATTGAACTGGATCTCATTAGGTATCAGGAAGAAGAATTCCTCCATTCCAAG GACATTGAGTACCTCAGGCTCTATGCTTCAAGATTTGGTAGGGATGAAGGACTTGCTCTGCTGGAAAAGACAGGCGTGTACTTGGGTCCAGAGCGATACACTCTTGAACACACTCCAATTGATGTAATGCGTGGTGAGGTGTATAGGACTTGCCGATCATGA
- the LOC113711072 gene encoding uncharacterized protein isoform X3 — MENSAENHQGTRVPPVEGIAGGGTAYGWSDSGVHEPSKLRGSIDPMKVPSSELIHVWCMPSTANVGPQDMPRSFEPISLLAARNERESIQIALRPKLSWSGSGIAGTIQIQSTDLCSASGERLIAGQSLTLRRVVSMLGVPDALVPLDMPTCQVNLFPGETTAIWVSVDVPNAQPPGQYDGELIITAIRADAESAANCLGKAEKHQLYKQLRNCFEIMEPIDGTPLDEVVERVKSASSYLRMALASPSFSDCFPDNGPVDMMDEDAISNLSVRLKISLTVWDFVLPETPSLPAVIGVSDTVIEDRFGVEHGSSDWYEALDQHYKWLLQYRISPYFCRWGESMRVLTYTCPWPADHPKSDEYFSDPRLAAYAVPYNPVVSSDTTEEYLHKEVEILSKKNHWRKAYFYLWDEPLNVEHYDSVRTMASEIHAYAPDARILTSYYCGPSDAPLASNNFEAFLKVPEFLRPHTQIYCTSEWVIGNREDLAKDIIAEIQPENGEEWWTYVCMGPSDPHPNWHLGMRGTQHRAVMWRVWKEGGTGFLYWGANCYEKATAPSAEIKFRRGLPPGDGVLFYPGQVFSSSQQPVASLRLERLLSGLQMFWWEYGNWEGLLRMTSMPCLIELDLIRYQEEEFLHSKDIEYLRLYASRFGRDEGLALLEKTGVYLGPERYTLEHTPIDVMRGEVYRTCRS; from the exons ATGGAAAACTCTG CAGAGAATCATCAAGGAACGAGGGTGCCACCAGTTGAAGGTATTGCTGGAGGAGGGACAGCGTACGGATGGAGTGATAGTGGTGTACATGAGCCAAGTAAACTCAGGGGGTCTATTGATCCAATGAAGGTTCCATCTTCAGAATTAATTCATGTATGGTGCATGCCAAGCACAGCTAACGTCGGACCTCAGGATATGCCACGATCATTCGAACCT ATATCTCTTCTAGCAGCAAGAAATGAGAGGGAGAGTATTCAAATTGCTTTACGTCCAAAATTGTCTTGGAGTGGATCTGGTATTGCAGGGACTATACAAATTCAATCTACAGATCTATGCTCTGCTTCAGGAGAAAG ACTGATAGCTGGCCAGTCACTGACACTACGGCGAGTAGTTTCCATGTTAGGAGTTCCGGATGCTCTTGTACCTCTTGATATGCCAACCTGTCAAGTAAATTTGTTTCCAGG tgAAACAACAGCAATTTGGGTTTCTGTAGATGTTCCAAATGCACAGCCCCCTGGTCAATACGATGGAGAACTCATAATTACTGCCATTAGAGCTGATGCAGA GTCTGCAGCAAATTGCCTTGGTAAAGCCGAGAAGCAtcaattgtacaagcaacttagAAACTGTTTCGAAATTATGGAGCCAATTGATGGAACACCATTAGATGAAGTG GTAGAAAGGGTCAAATCAGCTAGCTCATATCTCAGAATGGCTCTGGCGTCCCCATCATTTTCTGATTGCTTTCCAGATAATGGCCCAGTAGATATGATGGATGAAGATGCTATTTCAAACCTTTCTGTCAGACTGAAGATAAGTTTGACGGTTTGGGACTTTGTTCTACCAGAAACCCCTTCCCTTCCTGCTGTTATTGGT GTATCTGATACAGTAATTGAAGATCGTTTTGGTGTTGAACATGGAAGCAGTGACTGGTACGAAGCACTGGATCAGCATTATAAGTGGCTGCTTCAGTACAGAATCAGTCCTTACTTTTGCAGATGGGGTGAGAGCATGAGAGTTTTGACATATACCTGCCCATGGCCAG CTGATCATCCAAAATCAGATGAGTATTTTTCTGATCCTCGACTTGCAGCATATGCTGTACCATATAATCCAGTTGTATCCAG TGATACAACGGAGGAATACTTGCATAAAGAAGTTGAGATATTGAGCAAAAAGAATCACTGGAGAAAGGCATACTTTTACCTGTGGGATGAG CCACTGAATGTGGAACATTATGATTCAGTTCGCACCATGGCCAGTGAGATTCATGCCTATGCACCTGATGCTCGAATCCTTACTTCATACTATTGCG GTCCAAGTGATGCACCTCTTGCTTCTAATAACTTTGAGGCTTTTCTTAAAGTTCCGGAGTTTCTGCGCCCACATACTCAAATATATTGTACAAG TGAATGGGTGATTGGTAACCGAGAGGATTTGGCTAAGGATATCATTGCTGAAATACAACCTGAAAATGGTGAG GAATGGTGGACATATGTGTGTATGGGACCGTCTGATCCTCATCCCAACTGGCACCTTGGGATGCGAGGTACACAACATCGTGCAGTGATGTGGCGTGTATGGAAAGAAGGGGGAACAGGTTTTCTGTACTGGGGTGCCAACTGTTATGAGAAGGCCACTGCTCCAAGTGCTGAG ATAAAGTTCAGGCGTGGCCTCCCTCCAGGGGATGGGGTCTTGTTTTACCCAGGTCAAGTATTCTCATCTTCACAGCAACCTGTTGCTTCACTAAGACTTGAGCGGCTTTTGAGTGGCTTGCAG ATGTTTTGGTGGGAGTATGGAAACTGGGAGGGGTTATTACGTATGACTTCCATGCCTTGCCTGATTGAACTGGATCTCATTAGGTATCAGGAAGAAGAATTCCTCCATTCCAAG GACATTGAGTACCTCAGGCTCTATGCTTCAAGATTTGGTAGGGATGAAGGACTTGCTCTGCTGGAAAAGACAGGCGTGTACTTGGGTCCAGAGCGATACACTCTTGAACACACTCCAATTGATGTAATGCGTGGTGAGGTGTATAGGACTTGCCGATCATGA
- the LOC113711072 gene encoding uncharacterized protein isoform X4: MENSAENHQGTRVPPVEGIAGGGTAYGWSDSGVHEPSKLRGSIDPMKVPSSELIHVWCMPSTANVGPQDMPRSFEPISLLAARNERESIQIALRPKLSWSGSGIAGTIQIQSTDLCSASGERLIAGQSLTLRRVVSMLGVPDALVPLDMPTCQVNLFPGETTAIWVSVDVPNAQPPGQYDGELIITAIRADAESAANCLGKAEKHQLYKQLRNCFEIMEPIDGTPLDEVVERVKSASSYLRMALASPSFSDCFPDNGPVDMMDEDAISNLSVRLKISLTVWDFVLPETPSLPAVIGVSDTVIEDRFGVEHGSSDWYEALDQHYKWLLQYRISPYFCRWGESMRVLTYTCPWPADHPKSDEYFSDPRLAAYAVPYNPVVSSSDTTEEYLHKEVEILSKKNHWRKAYFYLWDEPLNVEHYDSVRTMASEIHAYAPDARILTSYYCGPSDAPLASNNFEAFLKVPEFLRPHTQIYCTSEWVIGNREDLAKDIIAEIQPENGEEWWTYVCMGPSDPHPNWHLGMRGTQHRAVMWRVWKEGGTGFLYWGANCYEKATAPSAEIKFRRGLPPGDGVLFYPGQVFSSSQQPVASLRLERLLSGLQDIEYLRLYASRFGRDEGLALLEKTGVYLGPERYTLEHTPIDVMRGEVYRTCRS, encoded by the exons ATGGAAAACTCTG CAGAGAATCATCAAGGAACGAGGGTGCCACCAGTTGAAGGTATTGCTGGAGGAGGGACAGCGTACGGATGGAGTGATAGTGGTGTACATGAGCCAAGTAAACTCAGGGGGTCTATTGATCCAATGAAGGTTCCATCTTCAGAATTAATTCATGTATGGTGCATGCCAAGCACAGCTAACGTCGGACCTCAGGATATGCCACGATCATTCGAACCT ATATCTCTTCTAGCAGCAAGAAATGAGAGGGAGAGTATTCAAATTGCTTTACGTCCAAAATTGTCTTGGAGTGGATCTGGTATTGCAGGGACTATACAAATTCAATCTACAGATCTATGCTCTGCTTCAGGAGAAAG ACTGATAGCTGGCCAGTCACTGACACTACGGCGAGTAGTTTCCATGTTAGGAGTTCCGGATGCTCTTGTACCTCTTGATATGCCAACCTGTCAAGTAAATTTGTTTCCAGG tgAAACAACAGCAATTTGGGTTTCTGTAGATGTTCCAAATGCACAGCCCCCTGGTCAATACGATGGAGAACTCATAATTACTGCCATTAGAGCTGATGCAGA GTCTGCAGCAAATTGCCTTGGTAAAGCCGAGAAGCAtcaattgtacaagcaacttagAAACTGTTTCGAAATTATGGAGCCAATTGATGGAACACCATTAGATGAAGTG GTAGAAAGGGTCAAATCAGCTAGCTCATATCTCAGAATGGCTCTGGCGTCCCCATCATTTTCTGATTGCTTTCCAGATAATGGCCCAGTAGATATGATGGATGAAGATGCTATTTCAAACCTTTCTGTCAGACTGAAGATAAGTTTGACGGTTTGGGACTTTGTTCTACCAGAAACCCCTTCCCTTCCTGCTGTTATTGGT GTATCTGATACAGTAATTGAAGATCGTTTTGGTGTTGAACATGGAAGCAGTGACTGGTACGAAGCACTGGATCAGCATTATAAGTGGCTGCTTCAGTACAGAATCAGTCCTTACTTTTGCAGATGGGGTGAGAGCATGAGAGTTTTGACATATACCTGCCCATGGCCAG CTGATCATCCAAAATCAGATGAGTATTTTTCTGATCCTCGACTTGCAGCATATGCTGTACCATATAATCCAGTTGTATCCAG TAGTGATACAACGGAGGAATACTTGCATAAAGAAGTTGAGATATTGAGCAAAAAGAATCACTGGAGAAAGGCATACTTTTACCTGTGGGATGAG CCACTGAATGTGGAACATTATGATTCAGTTCGCACCATGGCCAGTGAGATTCATGCCTATGCACCTGATGCTCGAATCCTTACTTCATACTATTGCG GTCCAAGTGATGCACCTCTTGCTTCTAATAACTTTGAGGCTTTTCTTAAAGTTCCGGAGTTTCTGCGCCCACATACTCAAATATATTGTACAAG TGAATGGGTGATTGGTAACCGAGAGGATTTGGCTAAGGATATCATTGCTGAAATACAACCTGAAAATGGTGAG GAATGGTGGACATATGTGTGTATGGGACCGTCTGATCCTCATCCCAACTGGCACCTTGGGATGCGAGGTACACAACATCGTGCAGTGATGTGGCGTGTATGGAAAGAAGGGGGAACAGGTTTTCTGTACTGGGGTGCCAACTGTTATGAGAAGGCCACTGCTCCAAGTGCTGAG ATAAAGTTCAGGCGTGGCCTCCCTCCAGGGGATGGGGTCTTGTTTTACCCAGGTCAAGTATTCTCATCTTCACAGCAACCTGTTGCTTCACTAAGACTTGAGCGGCTTTTGAGTGGCTTGCAG GACATTGAGTACCTCAGGCTCTATGCTTCAAGATTTGGTAGGGATGAAGGACTTGCTCTGCTGGAAAAGACAGGCGTGTACTTGGGTCCAGAGCGATACACTCTTGAACACACTCCAATTGATGTAATGCGTGGTGAGGTGTATAGGACTTGCCGATCATGA
- the LOC113711072 gene encoding uncharacterized protein isoform X2 yields the protein MENSENHQGTRVPPVEGIAGGGTAYGWSDSGVHEPSKLRGSIDPMKVPSSELIHVWCMPSTANVGPQDMPRSFEPISLLAARNERESIQIALRPKLSWSGSGIAGTIQIQSTDLCSASGERLIAGQSLTLRRVVSMLGVPDALVPLDMPTCQVNLFPGETTAIWVSVDVPNAQPPGQYDGELIITAIRADAESAANCLGKAEKHQLYKQLRNCFEIMEPIDGTPLDEVVERVKSASSYLRMALASPSFSDCFPDNGPVDMMDEDAISNLSVRLKISLTVWDFVLPETPSLPAVIGVSDTVIEDRFGVEHGSSDWYEALDQHYKWLLQYRISPYFCRWGESMRVLTYTCPWPADHPKSDEYFSDPRLAAYAVPYNPVVSSSDTTEEYLHKEVEILSKKNHWRKAYFYLWDEPLNVEHYDSVRTMASEIHAYAPDARILTSYYCGPSDAPLASNNFEAFLKVPEFLRPHTQIYCTSEWVIGNREDLAKDIIAEIQPENGEEWWTYVCMGPSDPHPNWHLGMRGTQHRAVMWRVWKEGGTGFLYWGANCYEKATAPSAEIKFRRGLPPGDGVLFYPGQVFSSSQQPVASLRLERLLSGLQMFWWEYGNWEGLLRMTSMPCLIELDLIRYQEEEFLHSKDIEYLRLYASRFGRDEGLALLEKTGVYLGPERYTLEHTPIDVMRGEVYRTCRS from the exons ATGGAAAACTCTG AGAATCATCAAGGAACGAGGGTGCCACCAGTTGAAGGTATTGCTGGAGGAGGGACAGCGTACGGATGGAGTGATAGTGGTGTACATGAGCCAAGTAAACTCAGGGGGTCTATTGATCCAATGAAGGTTCCATCTTCAGAATTAATTCATGTATGGTGCATGCCAAGCACAGCTAACGTCGGACCTCAGGATATGCCACGATCATTCGAACCT ATATCTCTTCTAGCAGCAAGAAATGAGAGGGAGAGTATTCAAATTGCTTTACGTCCAAAATTGTCTTGGAGTGGATCTGGTATTGCAGGGACTATACAAATTCAATCTACAGATCTATGCTCTGCTTCAGGAGAAAG ACTGATAGCTGGCCAGTCACTGACACTACGGCGAGTAGTTTCCATGTTAGGAGTTCCGGATGCTCTTGTACCTCTTGATATGCCAACCTGTCAAGTAAATTTGTTTCCAGG tgAAACAACAGCAATTTGGGTTTCTGTAGATGTTCCAAATGCACAGCCCCCTGGTCAATACGATGGAGAACTCATAATTACTGCCATTAGAGCTGATGCAGA GTCTGCAGCAAATTGCCTTGGTAAAGCCGAGAAGCAtcaattgtacaagcaacttagAAACTGTTTCGAAATTATGGAGCCAATTGATGGAACACCATTAGATGAAGTG GTAGAAAGGGTCAAATCAGCTAGCTCATATCTCAGAATGGCTCTGGCGTCCCCATCATTTTCTGATTGCTTTCCAGATAATGGCCCAGTAGATATGATGGATGAAGATGCTATTTCAAACCTTTCTGTCAGACTGAAGATAAGTTTGACGGTTTGGGACTTTGTTCTACCAGAAACCCCTTCCCTTCCTGCTGTTATTGGT GTATCTGATACAGTAATTGAAGATCGTTTTGGTGTTGAACATGGAAGCAGTGACTGGTACGAAGCACTGGATCAGCATTATAAGTGGCTGCTTCAGTACAGAATCAGTCCTTACTTTTGCAGATGGGGTGAGAGCATGAGAGTTTTGACATATACCTGCCCATGGCCAG CTGATCATCCAAAATCAGATGAGTATTTTTCTGATCCTCGACTTGCAGCATATGCTGTACCATATAATCCAGTTGTATCCAG TAGTGATACAACGGAGGAATACTTGCATAAAGAAGTTGAGATATTGAGCAAAAAGAATCACTGGAGAAAGGCATACTTTTACCTGTGGGATGAG CCACTGAATGTGGAACATTATGATTCAGTTCGCACCATGGCCAGTGAGATTCATGCCTATGCACCTGATGCTCGAATCCTTACTTCATACTATTGCG GTCCAAGTGATGCACCTCTTGCTTCTAATAACTTTGAGGCTTTTCTTAAAGTTCCGGAGTTTCTGCGCCCACATACTCAAATATATTGTACAAG TGAATGGGTGATTGGTAACCGAGAGGATTTGGCTAAGGATATCATTGCTGAAATACAACCTGAAAATGGTGAG GAATGGTGGACATATGTGTGTATGGGACCGTCTGATCCTCATCCCAACTGGCACCTTGGGATGCGAGGTACACAACATCGTGCAGTGATGTGGCGTGTATGGAAAGAAGGGGGAACAGGTTTTCTGTACTGGGGTGCCAACTGTTATGAGAAGGCCACTGCTCCAAGTGCTGAG ATAAAGTTCAGGCGTGGCCTCCCTCCAGGGGATGGGGTCTTGTTTTACCCAGGTCAAGTATTCTCATCTTCACAGCAACCTGTTGCTTCACTAAGACTTGAGCGGCTTTTGAGTGGCTTGCAG ATGTTTTGGTGGGAGTATGGAAACTGGGAGGGGTTATTACGTATGACTTCCATGCCTTGCCTGATTGAACTGGATCTCATTAGGTATCAGGAAGAAGAATTCCTCCATTCCAAG GACATTGAGTACCTCAGGCTCTATGCTTCAAGATTTGGTAGGGATGAAGGACTTGCTCTGCTGGAAAAGACAGGCGTGTACTTGGGTCCAGAGCGATACACTCTTGAACACACTCCAATTGATGTAATGCGTGGTGAGGTGTATAGGACTTGCCGATCATGA
- the LOC113712276 gene encoding COP9 signalosome complex subunit 4-like — translation MEKAFASASGISDQRQKIEQYKHILSTVLASNDTAQAKKFIDHMLSDDVPLVVSRQLLLTFAQELRNLEPEAQKEIAHYALNQIQPRVVSFEEQVLIIREKLAELYESEQLWSKAAQMLSGIDLDSAMRVIDDTFKLSKCVQIARLYLEDDDAVNAEAFINKASFLVSNSGHEVLNLQYKVCYARVLDLKRKFLEAALRYYDISQIEKRQIGDEELDEEALEQALAAAVTCTILAAAGPQRSRVLATLYKDERCSKLKIYPILQKVYLERILRKPEIDAFAEELKPHQKALLPDNFTVLDRAMIEHNLLSASKLYTNISFDELGTLLGIAPQKAEKIASRMICEDRMRGSIDQVECVIHFEDDSEELQQWDQQIVGLCQALNDVLDSMAKKGLPIPV, via the exons ATGGAGAAGGCATTCGCTAGCGCCTCTGGGATCAGTGATCAGAGGCAAAAAATCGAGCAGTACAAGCACATTCTCTCCACCGTACTCGCCTCAAACGATACCGCACAAGCCAAAAAGTTCATCGATCACA tGTTATCGGACGATGTACCTCTGGTTGTATCGAGGCAGCTTTTGCTGACGTTCGCGCAAGAGCTTAGGAACTTGGAGCCGGAGGCACAAAAGGAGATTGCGCATTATGCTCTTAATCAGATTCAGCCTCGCGTTGTGTCCTTTGAGGAACAG GTGCTGATAATCCGAGAGAAGCTTGCAGAGTTATATGAATCTGAACAATTGTGGTCAAAAGCTGCACAGATGCTGAGCGGCATTGATCTAGATTCTGCAATGAG AGTGATTGATGATACATTCAAGCTATCAAAGTGTGTACAAATTGCCCGTCTTTAccttgag GATGATGATGCTGTTAATGCAGAAGCCTTTATCAACAAAGCTTCATTTTTGGTTAGCAACAGTGGACACGAAGTGTTGAATTTGCAGTACAAG GTTTGCTATGCTAGGGTTCTTGatctgaaaagaaaatttttggaagctGCTCTACGTTATTATGACATTTCCCAAATAGAGAAGCGGCAAATTGGGGATGA AGAGCTTGATGAAGAAGCGTTGGAGCAAGCTCTAGCAGCTGCTGTGACATGCACAATTTTGGCTGCAGCAGGTCCTCAGCGTTCACGTGTTCTTGCCACATTGTACAAG GATGAACGGTGCTCCAAGTTGAAGATTTATCCAATCTTACAGAAG GTTTATTTGGAGaggattttgagaaaaccagaaattgaTGCTTTTGCGGAAGAGCTGAAACCACATCAG AAAGCGCTTCTGCCCGACAATTTTACTGTCCTGGATCGTGCTATGATTGAACACAATCTCTTGAGTGCTAGTAAACTCTACACAAATATAAG CTTTGATGAGTTAGGGACCTTGCTGGGCATTGCTCCTCAAAAG GCTGAGAAAATTGCTTCAAGAATGATATGTGAAGATCGAATGAGGGGATCTATTGACCAG GTTGAATGTGTCATACATTTTGAGGATGATTCAGAGGAATTACAACAGTGGGATCAACAG ATTGTTGGGCTGTGCCAAGCTCTGAATGATGTCCTCGATAGCATGGCAAAGAAGGGCTTACCAATTCCTGTCTGA